GCTGCCATGCCCATCTGCAGGAAGCCCATCAGCGCTGAGGCGGCGCCGGCCATCCGCGGATAGGGGCCGATGGCGCCGGCCATGGCGTTCGGCATGATCAGACCGACCCCGGCCATCACCAGCGCGAAGGGTCCGACGATACCGGCCACGCTCGGCAGACCGGCCAGCACCAGCCCCGCCATGGCTGTCCCCGCCAGCGCGGCCAGCGTGCCGCCCAGCAGGATCAGCCGGTCGCCGCCCAGGCGTAGCGTCAGCCGCCCGGCGGCCAGCGCGCCGCTCATGAAGCCCAGCACCACGGCGGCGAAGCAGAAGCCGAAATACTGCTCCGGCACGCCCAGCACCTCGATCAGCACGAAGGAGGAGCCGGAGATGAAGCTGAAAATGGTGGAATAGGAAAAGGCGACGGTCAGCGCGTAGCCGAGATAGAGGGGGTCGCGCAGCATCAGCCGGTAATTGCCGATCAGGATGGCGGGATCGAGCGCCTGGGGATTGCGCTGCGCGTTGGTCTCGGCCAGCAGGAGCAACAGCCCCAGCAACACCGTGCCGCCAAAGCCCGCCAGCACCCAGAAATTCGCCTGCCAGCCGAACCAGACATGCAGGAAACTGCCCAGGATAGGGGCCGCCGCCGGCACCAGCGCCATGGCGCTCGACATATAGGCCAGCACCTTGGCCGCTCGGTCCGGACCATAGACGTCACGCACCACGGCCCGCGCCAGCACCGGGCCGCAACAGGCGCCGACCGCCTGCAACCCGCGCGCGGCGATCAGCGTCTCGATGTTCCAGGCCAGCGCGCACAGGATGGAGGCCAGGAAATACAGCGCCATGCCGCCCAGCATCACCGGGCGCCGGCCGAAGCGGTCGGACAGCGGGCCATAGATCAGCTGCGCGACGGCGAAGCCGACCAGAAAGACGCTTAAGGTCAGCTGCACGCTGGCCACGTCGGTCGCGAAGACGCGCGTCATGGTCGGCAGCGAGGCCAGATACATGTCGGTGGAGATCGGCCCCAGCGCGACGCAGGCCGTCAGCAGCACCGCGACCGGCAGGCTGTCGGCCCTTGGCTTCTCAGCCATAGCGGTGCAGCCGCGGGCCGTTCGCCTTCAGCCAGCGCTGGGCGCGCTGCCGCTCGACGCCGAGCTGATCCACCAGGCGCCAGAACCGTATCGAATGGTTCATCTCGACGAGGTGGGCGGCTTCGTGCGCGACCACATAGTCGATGACGAAGTCCGGGGCCAGGATGAGCCGCCAGCAGAACGACAGATCGCCCTTCGAGGAGCAGCTGCCCCAGCGGCTGCGCGTGTCGCGCACCGTCACCCGCCCGACCTGCCGCCCCAGCTGCGCGGCATAGTGGCGGGACCGCGTTGCCAGGTCGCGCCGGGCCTCCGCCTTCAGCCAGTCGGTCAGCCGCCGTGGCAGATGTTCGGCCGGTCCGGCGATATGGAGTTCGGGTCCCTCCGCCAGCCCTTCCTGGGGCTGCTCAAGCCACACCACGCCGCGTCTTTGCGCCGGGTTGCCGGTTGGGCGATGCCGGATGCGGTGTTCGACGCCACGATAGGGAATGGTGGCATCCGCTGCGAAGGCCAGCCGCTCGGGGACTTTTTCCAGCCGGCTTTCCAGCCAGCCGGCATGCGCCTTCAGGAAGTTCTGCGCCTCTGCGTCGCGCACGCCGAGCGGAAGCACCAGCGTTACCGTTCCGGTCTGGTCGAGGCGCAGGATCAGCCGTTGCGCGCGGGCGCTGCGGCGGACGGTGACGGACACTGTGCGGTCCCGCCCCACCGACAGCTGCATCGCTCCGGCCGCACTCATTGCAGGCGCGCCGTGCCCTCGGGCCGCGCGCCGCGCACCAGGGCGAGGTAGCTGGCGAAGGTCAGCAGGGCCGACAGGGCAAAGACAAGAGGCATGGGCATATCATGCACCGCCTGCAGCAGGCCGACCAGCACCGACATCACCATTGCCATCGCCATCTGCAGGAAGCCCATCAACGCCGAGGCAACGCCGGCCATGGCGGGGAACGGGCTGATCGCACCGGCCATGGCGTTCGGGATCAGCATGCCCATGCCGGTCAGCATCACCATCATTGGCCCGATCAGGGTGTAGGCTGTCACGATGCCGGCCAGCGAGAAGCCGATCATCGCGATGCCCGACAGCAGCACGACAACCGCACCGGCAGCCACCATGCGCGGCGCCGTCACACGGCCCGAGGCCTTGTTGGCGATGGCGCTGCCGATGGCATAGCCCAGCACGTTGAAGATCGACAGCACGCCGAACAGGTCGGGGCGGATACCGAGCTGGTCGATCAGGATGAAGGGAGAGCCGGTCATATAGGCGAACAGGCAGCCGAAGCTGAAGGCCAGGGTCAGCGTATAGCCCATATAAAGGCGATTGCGCAGCAGCCGCCCGAAATTACTCGCCATGACCGGCAGGCTGAGGGCGCGCGGATCGGGCGTCCGGTTGGTTTCCTGCAGGCCGAACAGTGTGACGAGCAGCAGCAGCGCGCCCCATCCCGCCAGGAACAGGAAGTTCGCCTGCCAGCCGAAGGCGACCTGCAAAACGCCGCCCAGCACCGGCCCCGCCGCCGGCGTCAGCGCCAGGGCAAGGCCGACCATCGCCATCACCTTGGCGTAACGCTGGCCTTCGAACAGGTCACGGCCGATGGCGCGGCCCAGCACCTGGCCGGAGCAGGCGCCAATGGCCTGGAACAACCGCGCGACAATCAGCCATTCGATGCTGGGGGCCAGCGCGCAGGCCAGGCTCGCCAGCGCGAAAATCACCAGCCCGCCGATCACCACCGGCCGGCGGCCGAAGCGGTCGCACAGCGGGCCATAGATCAGCTGCGCCACCGCAAAGCCCGCCAGGAAGACGCTCATGGTCAGCTTCACCGTGCCGCTGTCGGTGGCGAAGGACGCCGCGAGCGACGGCATCGAGGGCAGATAGATGCCGGTGGACATCTGGCCCATCGCAACCAGAACGGTCAGATAGGCGATGGTCCAGGCGGAGTCCGGTCGGATCATGATTGGCGCACCAACTATTTATGTTGCCGGTATACGCCGCCATGGTGACGGCGTACAGCCGGTACATCAGGACTAAACGTCCAGGTTGGCGACTTTCAGCGCGTTGGTCTGGATGAATTCGCGGCGTGGTTCGACCACATCGCCCATCAGGGTGGAGAAGATCTCCGCCGCCTCGTCGGCGTGGCTGACCTTCACCTGGAGCAGCGAGCGGACATTGGGGTCCAGCGTGGTTTCCCACAACTGGTCGGGATTCATCTCGCCCAGCCCCTTGTAGCGCTGGATGGTGATGCCCTTGCGCCCGGCGTCCAGGATCTTCTCGACCAGTTCGACCGGCCCGTAAATCCGGGTACCGCCTTCCTTGGTGATCAGGTCGGCCGCGTTCTCATAGCCCTGAGCCAGGGCTTCGGCCAGCTGGTCCAGCCGCTTCGCTTCGCCGCTCGCCAGGGCCGCATGGTCGATGCGGAAGGTTTCGCGGACGCCGCGCAGGGTGCGTTCCAGCAGCAGCGCCCGGCCCGGCTCGATGCTTCCCTGCCAGCCGCGCTCGGTCTGCTTTTCCAGCGTATCGAGGCGGCGCGCGACCTCCGCAGCCAGAATCTGGCCGCGTTCCTCGTCCAGCAGCAGCTCCGGCTTCAGGGCGCCGGCGATGGCCGCCTGCTCGACGACGGAGAGGCTGCCGACACGGCGGGTCAACGGCTCGATCAGCCCCTTCATGCGGCGCGCGGTGTCGACGACTTCGCGCAGGTCCTGGCCGACGCGCACGCTGGTGTCGCTCATGGTAAGGCTGGCATTCTCCAGCCCCTCGCCGACGAGATAATCCTCGAGCTGCCGGTCATCCTTCAGATAGACGCCGGAATTGCCACGCTTGGCGCGGTAGAGCGGCGGTTGGGCGATATAGAGATAGCCCTGCTCGATCAACTGCGGCATCTGCCGGTAGAAGAAGGTCAGCAGCAGGGTGCGGATGTGGCTGCCGTCCACGTCCGCGTCGGTCATGATGATGATCTTGTGGTAGCGCGTCTTGGCGACGTTGAAATCGTCGGCGCCGATGCCGG
This window of the Oceanibaculum nanhaiense genome carries:
- a CDS encoding multidrug effflux MFS transporter, which produces MAEKPRADSLPVAVLLTACVALGPISTDMYLASLPTMTRVFATDVASVQLTLSVFLVGFAVAQLIYGPLSDRFGRRPVMLGGMALYFLASILCALAWNIETLIAARGLQAVGACCGPVLARAVVRDVYGPDRAAKVLAYMSSAMALVPAAAPILGSFLHVWFGWQANFWVLAGFGGTVLLGLLLLLAETNAQRNPQALDPAILIGNYRLMLRDPLYLGYALTVAFSYSTIFSFISGSSFVLIEVLGVPEQYFGFCFAAVVLGFMSGALAAGRLTLRLGGDRLILLGGTLAALAGTAMAGLVLAGLPSVAGIVGPFALVMAGVGLIMPNAMAGAIGPYPRMAGAASALMGFLQMGMAALVGIGVGHWHDGTALPMTVSIAGMTILALLSFRFLVLPRKR
- a CDS encoding M48 family metallopeptidase; the encoded protein is MSAAGAMQLSVGRDRTVSVTVRRSARAQRLILRLDQTGTVTLVLPLGVRDAEAQNFLKAHAGWLESRLEKVPERLAFAADATIPYRGVEHRIRHRPTGNPAQRRGVVWLEQPQEGLAEGPELHIAGPAEHLPRRLTDWLKAEARRDLATRSRHYAAQLGRQVGRVTVRDTRSRWGSCSSKGDLSFCWRLILAPDFVIDYVVAHEAAHLVEMNHSIRFWRLVDQLGVERQRAQRWLKANGPRLHRYG
- a CDS encoding multidrug effflux MFS transporter, translated to MIRPDSAWTIAYLTVLVAMGQMSTGIYLPSMPSLAASFATDSGTVKLTMSVFLAGFAVAQLIYGPLCDRFGRRPVVIGGLVIFALASLACALAPSIEWLIVARLFQAIGACSGQVLGRAIGRDLFEGQRYAKVMAMVGLALALTPAAGPVLGGVLQVAFGWQANFLFLAGWGALLLLVTLFGLQETNRTPDPRALSLPVMASNFGRLLRNRLYMGYTLTLAFSFGCLFAYMTGSPFILIDQLGIRPDLFGVLSIFNVLGYAIGSAIANKASGRVTAPRMVAAGAVVVLLSGIAMIGFSLAGIVTAYTLIGPMMVMLTGMGMLIPNAMAGAISPFPAMAGVASALMGFLQMAMAMVMSVLVGLLQAVHDMPMPLVFALSALLTFASYLALVRGARPEGTARLQ